The nucleotide window attatttttatttatttataaatattaaaaaatttcataaataaaaataataagttcttgcctttttttttcttttcaattttatcatTATAACCATTTAAATACATTTAATTATGGCTGTGACATATATGATAGGGGGGATATAATTGAAATTGATACTTGGGTTGATGCACATGGAAAGAATGGAATGCGCAGAGATTGGGTAATCAGAGATCACTTCACTAAAGAAGTCATTGTAAAAGCTACAAGGTACTTCATGCTcaatagttaaattaattcgaattttTAACACTTACTCggttcaaataataaaatataaaaaataatttttttaaaatattattttttatatataaatatattattttattctaactAGTTTAATtctgattaaatttttaaacttctAATTCTACTGAGAATTCAATTTGTCTAATAAATTAGAAAAGACGAAAATTACATGCATGATAAAAATGACTTGGTTTGATGCAGTACGTGGGTGATGATGAATagagaaacaagaaaactttgcaAGATACCTGAAGAAGTGAGGGAAGAGCTTACACCATTCTATATTAATAGGTTTGCCATTTCTAATGAAGATACAGATTCTGAAAAGATTCATAAGCTTACTGATCAAGATGCTGAGAACATCCAAACTGGATTGGCTGTAAGTTTTCTTTACATGATTTTCATAgtagttattattattcaacCAAAGTGCATATTTGATTAactcaactcaaaattattagACAATTTTGAACAAGTAAAATAATTTATCTTGTTCGAATAATGCTATAtgatcaataaatattattattttttattagtacttAACCAGTAATAATTTACAcacatatttataaaaattttacatacaaaaaatatataatttatatcgatatttataaaaatttatacacataaataatatagtttatactaatatttttttaaaatttatacatataaattaataaaatatattcgcatacatgaattaataaaatatatttattaaagataatcaTTTAATGTTTGTACTAgtcaaataataacaaaaaaaaaacaaaaaattattaatccctaaaaatttttcatctccttctatatataataatgaaTAATGTTAAAACAGttagtaaaatttattgttttttaatctataattagtcaataacatttaaaaatattgactaaaaatatatcattagactattaaactaaatatattaaacttataattaaaaatattagtcaatataaaataaaattacttatccttaaatttttttctataataataaaattacacCGCGTTAAAAACACTCAAGAGGCCCACATACTTTAATATTAACCAATAGATAGTGTCTAGTGTAAAACAAATTAGTAAATTACTATAGTATAGCGGTATATATAAAttgtttgttaaattattattagagtaatactataaataaaaatttgttataaatttaTAGATCCTTTAAGAAAAGCAAAGTACCAAATAAATTTCTGAGAAAATTTGGTTATAGATTTATAAGTTTTTAAagcaaaaaatatcaaataagtTTCTAAAGAATTGTAACGATAGATTTNNNNNNNNNNNNNNNNNNNNNNNNNNNNNNNNNNNNNNNNNNNNNNNNNNNNNNNNNNNNNNNNNNNNNNNNNNNNNNNNNNNNNNNtttataacaaaattttttcaaagacTTAAATactactttattttttcttaaagacTTATAAATCCAtcactaaaatatttattaatctaataaatgatttatttataaccatctaaaaagaaactgatttatttattatgtgcaTGCAAATACACAGCCAAGGTGGAACGACATGGATGCTAACCAGCATGTTAACAATGTGAAATACATtggatggattttggaggtaatactcatcaaactcaaaatattttaggataaaatatattttttatctttaagatttattaaaaatttttaaaaatatatctaaattatattttattttaatttgtttcaaaaaatttcGACTTACATCAAATATTTTTCGAtagctaatttttcaaaaatttaggaCAAATTTAGCAACAGTTTTACAAAAACAACTATCAATAATTGTCATGTATTATTactgaattaattttaaattttttaaaaatttaaccatCAGAAATATATTtagtacaaataaaaattttttggaataaaattaaaataaaacagaattaaaaaatatttttaaaattttagacaaattctaaagataaaaaatatattttacctaatattttattacatttatgatttattaatcAATGTTATTTATTAATAACTTGGTTgtcttattattattgattgttGTTGCATTAGTCCTTGCCAATGAAAGTGCTAGAAGATTATTACATGACAAGCATGACATTGGAGTTTAGGAGAGAGTGTACACAATCTAACATGTTGGAATCAATGGCGACTCCAACATCAAAGCTCATTCATGCAAACAATTCCATTAATAGAAAAGTAAACAACAATTTGCAGTTCACACACTTGCTTCGTCTTTTAGATGATGATCAAAGACCTGAAGTCGTTAGAGCCAGAACTGAATGGCATTTCAAGAACTATGCtgattcaatttaatttaattatatatgtatataataataattaactctGATAATTAGCCTCTTCATCTGTTTCTTTacatttgtaaatattttatttttttctgtcaCGTgtcttatgtatatatatgtattaggAAATTAATCATGTATATGTTGATAATAATAGCTAACACTTtgcattatttgttttaaaatggaATTGCTTCCAAAATTAAAGTAATGCACTCCTTATATTATTTATGCCCTGTTTTTTTCTTTATCGATTCACTAATTAACTAAATAGATGAATGTATATAATTGAATTTAACCGATTTGAATTGGTGGTATGATTAGTCCACTCACTTTTAAACAAGTACGGAAATTCgaattttgttttttgtatgcaataatttattgaccaataataaatatttaaataaattttagattCGTGaggaattaatttttaatctatttGGTTGAAAAAATCCCACGAAAAACATTTATAAATTTCTAtctgatatttaaatttttatgataaaccGTTTCAGGATATGATATTAGAAATCTTGTATAACGAAAATATttagaaattcaatttttgttatctcaagaaaaaaattagtataaaacaaaaaatcctTTTATCTGTAAGAGATATATTTTtgtgataaaatttttttgatataatatttatgttatatgttaTATTGTATCGTATCCTATATTTATGTGAGTTATCGTGcatcataatataatattaatattttatttttttaaatattaaataaataattattcacaAATAGCAACATGGAACTTAAATTTTCAACCGGACCAAATACAAACAACCCGCTATAATAACCATAGTACAATTAAAGATTCTTTGTGAAATACTATTCATTCACGTGAAATTAAAAGAGGGttcaagaaaattaaattcttaaatttaTAGTGAAATATGAATGATCCTACACTATACTAGTAGTTGTTCCATCACTAACTATTTCCAAGTCTCTTCTATCACTCTATCACTCACTCTCTACCAAAGATTCCTCCTTCATGTGGAAGCACATAACTATGTCCTATACTACTTGTTTTAGAAGGGACTACCTAGAACCTAATAAATTGGGTAGGTTCTTTGAGTATCATAGAGTTTAAGAGTTAAGCATGAAATCAGATAGGAGAAACTGAGTTTGTAATattgaataagaaaaattgGGCGTATATGATTTTTAATGTGTCTAAAGTTTAcataaaagtttgtaattaaaattattattgttattataaataaaaattaaatttcatacgtgttaaagaaaaatttttctatgaaaaaaataaatcgtcaaattaattcttaaaagatcacttatttttaaaattggtttcgaatgaatattttaatcaaatttatcctTCAAAGATTTTAAGTTAGTCACATGTTAGTCCTT belongs to Arachis duranensis cultivar V14167 chromosome 8, aradu.V14167.gnm2.J7QH, whole genome shotgun sequence and includes:
- the LOC107463448 gene encoding palmitoyl-acyl carrier protein thioesterase, chloroplastic-like encodes the protein MVASINLGLQFPCSLSNNVVKLGFHSSSPSPNNKRRVSLMVNANSNRRLGGTINNGENNNINNKNYDKVNGVRVAEAPLTLRKLKEDSAEEALVTCMHGRFQEGIFVYRQIFAIRSYEIGPDQTATMETILNFLQETALNHVANSGIGGNGFGATRQMSIRKLIWVVTRIQVQVQRYSSWGDIIEIDTWVDAHGKNGMRRDWVIRDHFTKEVIVKATSTWVMMNRETRKLCKIPEEVREELTPFYINRFAISNEDTDSEKIHKLTDQDAENIQTGLAPRWNDMDANQHVNNVKYIGWILESLPMKVLEDYYMTSMTLEFRRECTQSNMLESMATPTSKLIHANNSINRKVNNNLQFTHLLRLLDDDQRPEVVRARTEWHFKNYADSI